The following proteins come from a genomic window of Malus domestica chromosome 02, GDT2T_hap1:
- the LOC103418236 gene encoding TMV resistance protein N-like, whose amino-acid sequence MNNQLVSSSSFSSPPSWEYDVFLSFRGEDTRTNFTDHFYKALDDKAITTFIDHQLKRGEEIFPALLEAIEESRISIIVFSENYASSRWCLDELVHILECRKSRKQIVLPVFYKVDPSDVRKQTSSFGDAFTEKFKFEDNKEKILTWRSALTDAASLSGYTFKEGEYEATFISKIVEEIFVPVQQCTHLKVANYPVGMESCVEKVKELLGVSGNDPCVVGIWGSSGIGKTTVAKAVYNAIAYEFEGSCFLADVRETSIQYGGLLQLQNTLLSEIGGSEWKAVNLHRGNILIKKLLRGKKILLILDDVDDFEQLDNLVEVHQLGEGSRVIITTKNKGLLESCKVELIYKVQKLEDNKAIELFSWNAFGKEKPPDVYLGLARRAIAYAQGLPLALNLIGSHLRGKNIVRWQDILDSYNEEPHRGIQRVLRKSYDTLEYVQQQLFLDIACFFKGEVKDKVLQILKGSNLKVRQHCIDVLVENAIITIEDNRILMHDLLEQMGKHIVWEESPTEPGERSRLWLPKDVYRVLTKNRGTKKIKGIVVKLPVPDVIPLNTKSFSKMVNLEIFIIRNAHFSGCVEYLPDDLRWIEFGGLHYWRSNILQKHILTFNLQSNCHLRNFVTFIMPNSDIRQLKVFQNLANLTSLNLSGSEFLEKIPNLSGSPNLRELILDECKRLVEVDDSVGFLDKLVTLSLVGCSRLERFARRLRLRSLQRLYFGGCTRLKSFPEIEVEMESLRVLNITKSGIRELPSSIAYLTGLKHLWAMGCENLTGTSLHHIYGLQRLHYIEMSRCPKLVTFGKFSTCLDTSHDNGIPLALPNVGYLFLNGCNLSESDFHVPFHCLSKSIRVYMGGNNFVSLPECISKFVNLEALCLTGCKRLREIPHALPPNLRDLYLDYCTSLEKIPKLPSRLRCLELTNCFRISGDEVAKLENNLLNLNQESHRCSQLQVTYPGDEIPKRFSYTSKHLTATRIEGGIYNAWQQAYVGGSEFSFEIPLNLQEREMLLGLALSCVFPPLPLSELGYRYVIRILINKASDYKEFELDGKFMEKAHVGLMLVDLEKKQGDICKVKIQFPEGAGIKICGVHPLFRKEDERLPLSLGPTSSLGSSDIIDDEYDWQQQWPSLSSNPADDHPKRTQIDHNVLSDIEEEQEQPSIVSWVSACVGCLNFWCKPRK is encoded by the exons ATGAACAATCAACttgtctcttcttcttccttcagcAGTCCTCCTTCGTGGGAGTACGATGTCTTTTTGAGCTTTAGAGGAGAGGATACACGAACCAATTTTACAGATCACTTTTACAAGGCGTTGGACGACAAGGCAATCACCACGTTCATTGATCACCAGCTTAAAAGAGGAGAAGAAATATTTCCGGCTCTTCTCGAAGCAATTGAAGAGTCGAGAATTTCGATCATTGTATTCTCTGAAAACTATGCATCGTCAAGATGGTGCTTGGATGAGCTTGTACATATCCTTGAATGTAGAAAGTCAAGGAAGCAAATTGTTTTGCCAGTTTTTTACAAAGTGGATCCGTCCGATGTACGAAAGCAAACGAGTAGTTTTGGTGACGCGTTTACAGAAAAGTTCAAATTTGAAGACAACAAGGAGAAGATCCTCACATGGAGGAGTGCTCTTACAGATGCAGCAAGTTTGTCAGGATATACTTTCAAAGAGGGAGA GTATGAAGCTACATTTATCAGTAAGATCGTGGAGGAGATCTTCGTCCCCGTACAACAATGCACGCATTTGAAGGTAGCCAATTACCCAGTTGGAATGGAGTCTTGTGTAGAAAAGGTGAAAGAGCTTTTAGGTGTCAGTGGAAATGATCCGTGTGTGGTTGGGATTTGGGGGTCATCTGGAATCGGCAAGACAACAGTTGCAAAAGCTGTTTATAATGCAATTGCTTATGAGTTTGAAGGTAGTTGTTTCCTGGCAGATGTTCGAGAAACGTCAATACAATACGGAGGCCTACTCCAACTACAAAACACTCTTCTGAGTGAGATTGGTGGTTCAGAGTGGAAAGCTGTCAATCTTCATAGAGGAAACATTCTTATAAAGAAACTGTTGAGGGGAAAGAAGATTCTCTTAATTCTTGATGATGTGGATGATTTTGAGCAGTTAGACAACTTGGTTGAAGTCCATCAGTTAGGTGAGGGTAGCAGAGTGATCATAACCACAAAAAATAAAGGATTGCTAGAATCTTGTAAAGTTGAGCTGATATACAAGGTCCAAAAGTTAGAAGACAACAAAGCTATTGAGCTTTTTAGTTGGAATGCCTTCGGAAAAGAAAAACCTCCAGATGTTTATTTGGGACTCGCACGACGTGCAATAGCCTATGCTCAAGGCCTCCCGTTAGCTCTTAATCTTATAGGTTCTCATTTGCGTGGTAAAAATATAGTTCGTTGGCAAGATATTTTGGATAGTTACAATGAAGAACCTCATAGAGGGATTCAAAGAGTACTTCGGAAAAGTTATGATACCTTGGAATATGTCCAACAACAACTTTTCCTAGACATTGCATGCTTCTTCAAGGGTGAAGTTAAAGACAAAGTGTTACAGATATTAAAAGGATCAAACCTCAAAGTACGTCAACATTGTATTGATGTTCTCGTTGAGAATGCCATTATAACTATTGAAGATAATAGGATTTTGATGCATGACTTGCTAGAACAAATGGGTAAGCATATAGTTTGGGAAGAATCGCCCACTGAACCAGGCGAGCGGAGCAGATTGTGGCTTCCTAAAGATGTGTACCGTGTTCTAACTAAAAACAGA ggaacaaagaaaattaaaggCATTGTGGTGAAGTTGCCCGTGCCAGATGTGATACCCTTGAATACAAAAAGCTTTTCCAAGATGGTAAATcttgaaatttttataattcGTAATGCACACTTTTCTGGATGCGTTGAGTATTTACCCGACGATTTGAGGTGGATTGAATTCGGTGGGCTTCATTACTGGAGATCCAATATTCTTCAAAAGCATATACTTACATTCAATTTGCAATCCAATTGTCATCTAAGGAATTTTGTCACGTTTATTATGCCAAACAGTGACATCAGACAATTGAAGGTATTTCAG AATTTGGCAAACCTTACATCTTTGAATTTAAGTGGTTCCGAATTCTTAGAAAAAATTCCCAACTTATCCGGAAGTCCAAACCTAAGGGAGTTGATTCTAGATGAGTGTAAACGTTTAGTTGAAGTTGATGATTCTGTTGGATTCCTTGATAAACTTGTTACATTAAGTCTTGTTGGGTGCTCTAGGCTTGAGAGATTTGCGAGGAGACTTAGATTGAGATCCCTTCAAAGACTTTATTTTGGTGGTTGTACAAGGCTCAAGAGTTTCCCAGAAATAGAGGTCGAGATGGAATCCCTACGGGTTTTGAACATAACAAAAAGTGGCATAAGAGAATTGCCTTCATCAATTGCATATCTTACTGGGCTTAAGCACTTGTGGGCAATGGGTTGTGAGAACCTTACAGGTACATCATTACATCACATTTATGGGTTGCAACGTCTCCATTATATTGAAATGAGTCGATGCCCAAAACTGGTGACATTTGGGAAGTTTTCAACTTGCTTAGATACTTCACATGACAACGGTATCCCATTAGCCCTTCCCAACGTAGGCTATCTTTTTCTTAATGGATGCAATTTATCAGAAAGTGATTTCCACGTGCCTTTTCATTGCTTGTCCAAATCAATAAGAGTTTATATGGGGGGAAACAATTTTGTTAGTCTACCTGAATGCATTAGCAAATTTGTTAACTTGGAAGCACTTTGTTTGACTGGTTGCAAGAGGCTTCGGGAAATTCCACATGCCCTTCCACCAAATCTAAGAGATTTATATCTGGATTATTGCACATCATTGGAGAAAATTCCAAAGTTGCCCTCGAGGCTTAGGTGTCTGGAGTTGACTAATTGCTTTAGAATAAGTGGTGATGAGGTGGCAAAGTTGGAAAATAATTTGTTGAACTTGAATCAG GAATCTCATCGGTGCTCTCAATTGCAAGTTACATATCCAGGCGATGAAATTCCAAAACGGTTCAGCTATACCTCTAAACATCTAACAGCCACTAGGATTGAAGGTGGAATATATAATGCATGGCAACAAGCATATGTTGGAGGTAGTGAATTTAGTTTTGAAATTCCTCTAAATTTACAGGAGAGGGAGATGTTATTAGGATTGGCTCTATCTTGTGTTTTTCCACCACTGCCTTTATCAGAATTGGGATATCGTTACGTTATTCGTATTCTCATCAACAAAGCAAGTGATTATAAAGAATTTGAGTTGGATGGGAAATTCATGGAGAAAGCTCATGTGGGGCTCATGTTAGTGGATTTAGAAAAGAAGCAGGGAGATATTTGTAAAGTTAAAATTCAATTCCCCGAAGGGGCAGGCATTAAAATCTGCGGGGTGCACCCCTTATTCCGCAAAGAAGATGAACGACTTCCCTTGTCTTTGGGACCAACGAGTAGTCTTGGATCCTCAGATATCATCGATGATGAATATGATTGGCAACAACAATGGCCTTCCTTATCTTCGAACCCAGCGGATGATCATCCCAAACGCACGCAAATTGATCACAATGTTCTTTCTGATATTGAGGAGGAGCAAGAGCAACCGTCCATAGTTTCTTGG